From Pontibacter actiniarum, a single genomic window includes:
- a CDS encoding 2'-5' RNA ligase family protein — MIAITSLLDKKTSERVSELTEHLEKKFGLSGVKITPYPHLTLLTAEVPDMEELKQYLEQMCMESQNFTVRTTGLGVFPGQNPVVYIPVLRTPPLNQLHGRLHRDVSEMSTEMGLYYNPNLWLPHITLALGDTTPEILGPLLSFLCNYNFNWEITLDNLTILQKCGEFFLKDEEFRFGRRELIC; from the coding sequence ATGATCGCGATCACTTCGCTATTAGACAAGAAAACTTCAGAGCGTGTGTCAGAACTGACGGAGCACCTGGAGAAGAAATTCGGACTGAGTGGTGTTAAAATCACACCTTACCCGCACCTGACGCTGCTGACCGCCGAGGTTCCGGACATGGAGGAGCTAAAGCAGTACCTGGAGCAAATGTGCATGGAGTCTCAGAACTTTACCGTGCGCACCACCGGCCTTGGTGTTTTCCCGGGGCAAAACCCGGTTGTCTACATCCCGGTGCTTCGAACCCCTCCATTGAACCAACTGCACGGCCGCCTGCACCGCGATGTCTCTGAGATGAGCACAGAAATGGGGCTCTACTATAACCCGAACCTGTGGCTGCCGCACATTACGCTGGCGCTCGGCGACACCACTCCGGAGATCCTGGGCCCTCTGCTGTCGTTTCTTTGCAACTACAACTTTAATTGGGAGATAACGCTCGACAACCTGACCATTCTTCAAAAATGCGGGGAGTTCTTCCTGAAAGACGAGGAGTTCCGGTTTGGCAGGCGGGAGCTGATTTGCTAA
- a CDS encoding catalase, whose protein sequence is MNEEENSSSQMRKTKPQVDEHSKDRQLESFRENPQDQYMTTDQGVRINHTDDSLKAGSRGPLVMEDFHFREKMTHFDHESIPERVVHARGSGAHGYFQPYNDSMKEYTKAKFLTDPSSKTPVFVRFSTVVGSRGSADTVRDVRGFATKFYTEEGNYDLVGNNIPVFFIQDANKFADLVHSIKPDPDNEIPQASAAHDTFWDFASLMPEINHMIMWVLSDRAIPRSFRMMDGFGVHTFRFINEAGKSRFVKFHWRPMLGAHSLVWDEAQKLAGKDPDWLRRDLWDAIEMGDYPEFELSVQIVEEEDEFKFDFDLLDATKIIPEELVPRKPIGKMVLNRNPDNFFAETEQVAFHPGNLVPGIDVTNDPLLQGRLFSYIDTQINRFSSANFGEVPINRPVTTVHNHQGAGFMRQTINKGKANYWPNSIGGGCPMMAPENQGAFVHHMERVEGHKIRARSESFNDHYSQATLFWNSMTATEKKHIIKAAHFELGKVESEEIRRRMVGHFSKVSKELAQKVAEGIGVDVPENFNQESTGHYEANEASQKMKKGQSVKESPAVSMERNKVETATSRQVAILLEDGFDCNELTQVRQALMEAGAHAKIVSKLLGMRKASTGEEVKVDKSHLTTGSIMYDAIYVPDGEKSIQAMMKEGDALHFLNEAFKHCKTIATSGHGIALLEKSGIAGVSYAGSTSRTVKDDEGVITAGNDADADEFADAFIAAIKKHRHWGREEKSMVPA, encoded by the coding sequence ATGAACGAAGAAGAAAACAGCAGCAGCCAAATGAGAAAAACAAAGCCACAGGTGGATGAGCACAGCAAAGACCGGCAGCTCGAGAGCTTCCGTGAGAACCCGCAGGACCAGTACATGACCACTGACCAAGGGGTACGGATAAACCACACAGATGACTCGCTCAAAGCCGGCTCACGCGGCCCGCTGGTGATGGAGGATTTCCACTTCCGCGAAAAGATGACGCACTTCGACCATGAGTCCATACCGGAGCGCGTAGTGCATGCCAGAGGCTCAGGGGCCCACGGATATTTCCAGCCTTACAATGACTCTATGAAGGAATACACAAAGGCTAAGTTTCTAACGGACCCCAGTTCTAAAACCCCTGTATTTGTGCGCTTCTCCACTGTTGTAGGTTCCAGGGGCTCAGCTGATACAGTGCGCGATGTGAGGGGCTTTGCAACTAAGTTTTACACGGAGGAGGGAAACTATGACCTGGTTGGCAACAACATTCCGGTGTTCTTTATACAGGATGCCAATAAGTTCGCGGACCTGGTACATTCCATTAAGCCTGACCCGGATAACGAGATACCGCAGGCATCGGCCGCACACGATACCTTTTGGGATTTTGCGTCCCTGATGCCTGAGATAAACCACATGATTATGTGGGTGCTCTCTGACCGGGCTATCCCTCGCAGCTTCCGGATGATGGACGGGTTTGGTGTCCATACGTTTCGCTTCATTAACGAGGCAGGCAAGTCCCGCTTTGTTAAGTTTCACTGGCGCCCGATGCTTGGGGCACACTCACTGGTGTGGGACGAGGCGCAGAAACTGGCAGGCAAGGACCCGGACTGGCTACGCCGCGACTTGTGGGACGCCATAGAGATGGGCGACTACCCAGAGTTTGAGCTAAGCGTACAAATTGTAGAGGAAGAAGACGAGTTCAAGTTTGACTTTGACCTGCTGGATGCGACGAAGATAATACCGGAGGAGTTGGTACCGCGCAAGCCGATCGGTAAAATGGTATTGAACCGCAACCCGGATAACTTCTTTGCAGAGACAGAACAAGTAGCGTTTCACCCGGGCAACCTGGTGCCGGGCATCGATGTAACCAATGACCCTCTGCTGCAGGGCCGCCTGTTCTCCTACATCGACACGCAGATTAACCGCTTTAGTAGTGCAAACTTTGGAGAAGTGCCTATAAACCGCCCCGTTACCACCGTGCACAACCACCAGGGAGCCGGATTTATGCGCCAGACCATTAACAAAGGCAAAGCGAACTACTGGCCAAACTCTATCGGCGGCGGCTGCCCCATGATGGCTCCTGAAAACCAGGGCGCCTTTGTACACCACATGGAACGGGTAGAGGGCCATAAGATACGGGCGCGCAGCGAGAGCTTTAACGACCACTACAGCCAGGCAACCCTCTTCTGGAACTCCATGACGGCCACCGAGAAGAAGCATATCATCAAAGCGGCACATTTTGAGCTAGGCAAAGTAGAGTCAGAAGAGATCAGAAGGCGCATGGTAGGCCATTTCTCAAAAGTATCCAAAGAGCTTGCCCAGAAGGTAGCAGAAGGAATTGGAGTGGATGTCCCGGAGAACTTTAACCAGGAATCGACGGGCCACTATGAAGCCAACGAGGCTTCCCAAAAAATGAAAAAAGGCCAATCAGTCAAGGAATCCCCGGCGGTAAGTATGGAGCGCAACAAGGTGGAGACCGCCACATCCAGGCAGGTGGCCATCCTCCTGGAAGACGGGTTCGACTGCAACGAGCTGACACAGGTTAGGCAAGCACTTATGGAGGCCGGCGCGCATGCAAAAATAGTCTCCAAACTGCTAGGCATGCGCAAAGCCAGCACCGGAGAGGAAGTGAAAGTAGATAAAAGCCACCTTACCACAGGCTCCATTATGTATGATGCCATCTACGTACCTGACGGTGAGAAGAGCATACAAGCCATGATGAAAGAGGGAGATGCACTGCATTTCTTAAACGAGGCATTTAAACACTGCAAGACAATCGCCACCTCAGGGCACGGCATAGCCCTGCTCGAAAAGTCCGGTATAGCCGGGGTTAGCTACGCCGGCAGCACCTCTCGCACAGTAAAAGATGACGAAGGGGTTATAACTGCCGGTAACGACGCGGACGCAGATGAGTTTGCCGACGCGTTTATCGCAGCCATTAAGAAGCACCGCCACTGGGGCCGGGAAGAAAAGTCGATGGTGCCGGCGTAA